A DNA window from Siniperca chuatsi isolate FFG_IHB_CAS linkage group LG6, ASM2008510v1, whole genome shotgun sequence contains the following coding sequences:
- the acer1 gene encoding alkaline ceramidase 1 produces the protein MGGFYSSEKMAGVFSYESSEIDWCEDNYKHSEHVVEYFNTMSSFVFFIISPIMLYLLHPYAKERNLAIHSVWIMMIFVGVFSAYFHMTLSFVGQMLDELSILWVLAVGYAVWFPRRLFPSFIKDRSTFSSLVLVITVITTVSSFVKPTANAYALNCFGLHMLYTLAVEMRCCTDQKVLRLAKLSVALWVLAISCWISDRFGCSFWQRLNFCYLHGIWHILIVIAVAYGSTLIAYLDANYEIPYSLPGLQYWPCDKWAVGLPHIVLKGTTKTQKRC, from the exons ATGGGAG GTTTCTACTCCAGTGAAAAGATGGCAGGAGTTTTCTCCTATGAGAGTTCAGAAATCGACTGGTGTGAAGACAACTACAAACACTCTGAACATGTAGTCGAGTACTTCAACACT ATGAGCagctttgttttcttcatcaTATCTCCCATCATGCTCTACCTTCTGCACCCTTACGCCAAAGAGAGGAACCTGGCGATTCACTCGGTCTGGATCATGATGATATTTGTAG GTGTCTTCTCTGCGTACTTCCACATGACACTTAGTTTCGTTGGCCAGATGTTGGATGAGCTGTCTATCCTGTGGGTGCTGGCGGTGGGATATGCGGTCTGGTTCCCCCGCAGGCTCTTCCCTTCTTTTATAAAAGACAG GTCAACCTTTTCAAGCCTCGTCCTGGTGATTACTGTCATCACCACAGTGTCATCATTTGTCAAACCTACAGCCAATGCCTACGCTTTAAACTGCTTTGGCCTCCATATGCTTTACACTCTGGCTGTTGAGATGAGATG CTGCACCGACCAGAAGGTTCTGCGACTGGCCAAACTGTCGGTGGCTCTGTGGGTCCTCGCCATCTCATGCTGGATTAGTGACCGTTTTGGCTGCAGCTTCTGGCAGAGGCTAAACTTCTGCTACCTGCACGGTATCTG GCACATTCTGATTGTGATAGCTGTGGCCTATGGCAGCACCCTGATAGCTTACCTAGATGCCAACTACGAGATACCCTACTCTCTGCCTGGACTGCAGTACTGGCCGTGTGATAAATGGGCTGTTGGATTACCTCACATTGTTCTGAAGGGCACTACCAAAACACAGAAACGGTGCTAA